Proteins from one Mycobacterium adipatum genomic window:
- a CDS encoding class I SAM-dependent methyltransferase, producing the protein MSHLGGIDGTSLEGVSMTTLWTLHNRGSEAKRSDGVIRDPWAVTLLDSIGYDYRKFGKPNQSHALRARAFDAAAIDYLTAHPKASVVALAEGLQTSFWRLARAGVADELTWYSIDLEPVMELRRRLLPRNDRIIELPQSALDRSWMDKVSTEHGVFVTAEGLLMYLEPEDSLGLIADCAARFPGGQMMFDSIPHWLSRRTLTGLQLSDRYIAPPMPFAMTADEALALAGRIDCVRRARDIALPPGRGVWKLASLPALDRIGAFRRARPAITLLEFGR; encoded by the coding sequence ATGAGTCATCTGGGTGGGATCGACGGCACCAGTTTGGAGGGCGTGTCCATGACCACCCTCTGGACCCTGCACAACCGCGGCTCTGAGGCGAAGCGCTCCGACGGGGTGATCCGGGACCCGTGGGCGGTCACCCTGCTCGACAGCATCGGCTACGACTACCGCAAGTTCGGCAAACCCAATCAGTCGCACGCGTTGCGCGCACGGGCTTTCGACGCGGCGGCCATCGACTATCTGACGGCTCACCCGAAGGCGTCGGTGGTGGCCCTCGCGGAGGGCCTGCAGACCAGTTTCTGGCGACTGGCCCGTGCTGGCGTCGCCGACGAATTGACCTGGTACTCCATCGATCTGGAACCGGTGATGGAACTGCGCCGGCGGTTGCTCCCGCGCAACGACCGGATCATCGAGCTGCCGCAGTCGGCCCTGGACCGCAGCTGGATGGACAAGGTGAGCACCGAGCACGGTGTGTTCGTCACGGCCGAGGGGTTGCTGATGTACCTGGAGCCCGAGGATTCGCTGGGCCTGATCGCCGACTGCGCGGCCCGGTTCCCCGGCGGGCAGATGATGTTCGATTCGATCCCGCACTGGCTCAGCAGGCGCACCCTGACCGGGCTGCAACTGTCCGACCGCTACATCGCCCCGCCGATGCCGTTCGCGATGACCGCCGACGAGGCCCTCGCGCTGGCGGGCCGTATCGACTGTGTGCGCCGTGCACGCGATATCGCACTGCCACCCGGTCGCGGGGTGTGGAAACTCGCGAGCCTGCCGGCACTGGACCGGATCGGTGCCTTCCGCCGGGCGCGGCCGGCCATCACGCTGCTGGAGTTCGGGCGGTGA
- a CDS encoding DUF5302 domain-containing protein: MADETPEDDTKRKFREALERKKTQTAEGVSHADAGRKQSRGAHGPVENRREFRRKSG; the protein is encoded by the coding sequence ATGGCCGACGAGACTCCCGAAGACGACACCAAACGCAAGTTCCGGGAGGCGCTGGAGCGGAAGAAGACGCAGACCGCCGAGGGCGTGTCGCACGCCGACGCCGGGCGCAAACAGTCCCGCGGCGCGCACGGCCCGGTGGAGAACCGTCGCGAGTTCCGCCGCAAGAGCGGTTAG
- a CDS encoding cation acetate symporter, whose product MAIFGLFVVVTMVVVIRASKRNATADEFFTGGRAFSGPQNGIAIAGDYLSAASFLGIAGAIAVYGYDGFLYSIGFLVAWLVALLLVAELLRNTGKFTMADVLSFRLKQRPVRLAAATTTLTVSLFYLLAQMAGAGGLVALLMNINSRAGQSLVIAVVGVLMIVYVLVGGMKGTTWVQIIKAVLLIAGAGFMTVMVLAKFGLNFSEILGSAQTAISGATTEGVANRDVLAPGAQYGGSLTSQINFISLAVALVLGTAGLPHVLMRFYTVPTAKEARRSVVWAIALIGAFYLFTLVLGYGAAALVGPDRILGAAGGVNSAAPLLALELGGVVLLGIISAVAFATILAVVAGLTITASASFAHDVYASVLKSHNVTEAEQVKVSRITAVVLGILAIGLGILANGQNIAFLVALAFAVAAAANLPTIVYSLYWKRFNTRGALWSMYGGLISTIVLIVFSPAVSGTKTSMIASADFAWFPLANPGIVSIPLAFALGIIGTLTSKDTGDPAIAAEMEVRSLTGVGAEKAVAH is encoded by the coding sequence ATGGCCATCTTCGGGCTGTTCGTCGTGGTCACCATGGTCGTGGTGATCCGGGCCAGCAAGCGCAACGCCACCGCCGATGAGTTCTTCACCGGCGGCCGGGCCTTCTCCGGCCCGCAGAACGGTATCGCCATCGCCGGTGACTACCTGTCGGCCGCCAGCTTCCTCGGCATCGCCGGCGCCATCGCCGTCTACGGCTATGACGGCTTCCTGTACTCCATCGGCTTCCTGGTCGCCTGGCTGGTCGCCTTGCTGCTGGTGGCCGAATTGCTGCGCAACACCGGCAAATTCACCATGGCCGATGTGCTGAGCTTCCGGCTCAAGCAGCGCCCGGTCCGATTGGCGGCGGCCACCACCACGCTGACGGTCTCGCTGTTCTACCTGCTCGCCCAGATGGCCGGTGCCGGCGGCCTGGTGGCGCTGCTGATGAACATCAACAGCCGGGCCGGCCAGTCGCTGGTGATTGCCGTCGTCGGCGTCCTGATGATCGTCTACGTGCTCGTCGGCGGCATGAAGGGCACCACCTGGGTGCAGATCATCAAGGCGGTGCTGCTGATCGCCGGCGCCGGGTTCATGACCGTGATGGTGCTGGCCAAGTTCGGCCTGAACTTCTCCGAGATTCTCGGGTCAGCCCAGACCGCCATCTCCGGGGCCACCACCGAGGGCGTGGCCAATCGCGACGTGCTCGCCCCGGGCGCCCAGTACGGCGGATCGCTGACCAGCCAGATCAACTTCATCTCGCTGGCGGTGGCGCTGGTGCTCGGCACCGCGGGCCTGCCGCACGTGCTGATGCGTTTCTACACGGTCCCCACCGCCAAGGAAGCCCGCCGCAGCGTGGTGTGGGCCATCGCCCTGATCGGCGCGTTCTACCTGTTCACCTTGGTGCTCGGGTACGGCGCGGCGGCCCTGGTCGGCCCGGACCGCATCCTCGGCGCCGCCGGCGGGGTGAACTCCGCGGCCCCACTGCTGGCCCTGGAACTGGGCGGCGTGGTCCTGCTGGGCATCATCTCCGCGGTCGCCTTCGCCACCATCCTCGCCGTGGTCGCCGGGTTGACGATCACCGCATCGGCGTCCTTCGCCCACGATGTGTACGCCAGTGTCCTCAAGAGCCACAACGTGACGGAGGCAGAGCAGGTGAAGGTCTCCCGCATCACCGCGGTGGTGCTGGGCATCCTGGCCATCGGTCTGGGCATCCTGGCCAACGGCCAGAACATCGCGTTCCTGGTGGCGCTGGCCTTCGCCGTCGCGGCCGCGGCCAACCTACCGACCATCGTCTACTCGCTGTACTGGAAACGGTTCAACACCCGCGGTGCGCTGTGGAGCATGTACGGCGGCCTGATCTCCACCATCGTGCTGATCGTCTTCTCCCCGGCCGTTTCCGGTACCAAGACATCGATGATCGCGAGTGCCGATTTCGCCTGGTTCCCGCTGGCCAACCCGGGCATCGTGTCCATCCCGCTGGCCTTCGCGCTGGGCATCATCGGCACCCTCACCTCCAAGGACACCGGCGACCCGGCGATCGCCGCCGAGATGGAGGTCCGCTCGCTGACCGGTGTGGGAGCCGAGAAGGCGGTCGCGCACTAG
- a CDS encoding class I SAM-dependent methyltransferase — protein MSSPRADASALTGVSETALLTLLVRATEARRADRIIDDPVAVDLVDAIDFDFGKFGFANRQDMALRALAFDRETKNYLRQHPDATVVALAEGLQTSFYRLDAAGVGDRFRWHTVDLPPIVALRETLLPPSQRVSSSAQSALDYSWMDDIDATNGVFITAEGLLMYLQPTEALGLITECAKRFPGGQMMFDLPPYWFAWWARQGLLRPSLRYRVPPMPFSLSPAQAAELATTIPGVRAAHDVELPSGRGTVLNALIWASYRLPVLDQLRGVTTRLEFG, from the coding sequence GTGAGTTCCCCGAGAGCCGATGCCAGCGCCCTGACCGGCGTTTCCGAGACCGCGCTGCTGACCCTGCTGGTCCGCGCCACCGAAGCCCGCCGGGCCGACCGGATCATCGACGACCCGGTGGCGGTGGACCTGGTGGACGCCATCGACTTCGACTTCGGGAAGTTCGGCTTCGCCAACCGCCAGGACATGGCCTTGCGGGCGCTGGCCTTCGACCGGGAAACCAAGAACTATCTGCGTCAACATCCCGATGCCACCGTGGTGGCCCTTGCGGAGGGTCTGCAGACCAGCTTCTACCGACTCGATGCCGCCGGCGTCGGTGACCGGTTCCGTTGGCACACGGTCGACCTCCCGCCGATCGTGGCGCTGCGCGAAACGTTGCTGCCACCCTCGCAACGTGTGTCCAGCAGCGCCCAGTCGGCGCTGGACTACAGCTGGATGGACGATATCGACGCCACCAACGGTGTGTTCATCACCGCCGAGGGACTGCTGATGTACCTGCAGCCGACCGAGGCGCTCGGACTGATCACCGAATGCGCCAAGCGATTTCCGGGCGGGCAGATGATGTTCGACCTGCCGCCGTACTGGTTCGCCTGGTGGGCGCGTCAGGGCCTGCTGCGTCCCTCGCTGCGCTACCGGGTGCCGCCGATGCCGTTCAGCCTGTCGCCGGCACAGGCGGCAGAGCTGGCCACCACCATCCCCGGCGTGCGAGCGGCCCACGATGTGGAGCTACCGAGCGGGCGTGGCACGGTACTCAACGCGCTGATCTGGGCGTCCTACCGGCTGCCGGTGCTCGATCAGTTGCGCGGAGTCACAACGCGGCTGGAATTCGGCTGA
- a CDS encoding PPOX class F420-dependent oxidoreductase: MGRQVFDDKLLALISGNSLGVLATVKKDGRPQLSNVSYWFDARRVALQVSVTEPRAKTRNLRRDPRASIHVSSDDGWAYAVAEGDALLTPPAANPGDETVEALISLYRNIAGEHPDWDDYRRAMVDDRRVLLTLPINHLYGMPPGIR, encoded by the coding sequence ATGGGGCGCCAGGTTTTCGACGACAAGCTGTTGGCATTGATCAGTGGGAACTCGCTGGGGGTGCTGGCCACCGTCAAGAAGGACGGCCGGCCGCAGCTGTCCAACGTGTCCTACTGGTTCGACGCGCGTCGGGTGGCCCTGCAGGTGTCGGTCACCGAACCGCGGGCCAAGACCCGCAATCTGCGCCGCGACCCACGAGCGTCCATCCATGTGTCCTCCGATGACGGCTGGGCCTACGCGGTCGCCGAGGGTGACGCCCTGCTCACCCCGCCCGCCGCGAATCCCGGGGACGAGACCGTCGAAGCGTTGATTTCCTTGTACCGCAACATCGCCGGTGAACACCCGGACTGGGACGATTATCGCCGGGCCATGGTCGACGACCGGCGGGTGCTGCTCACCCTGCCGATCAACCATCTGTACGGGATGCCGCCGGGCATCAGGTGA
- a CDS encoding DUF1697 domain-containing protein: protein MTRYAAFLRGVNVGGVTLKMAEVAAVFTAAGFTAVKTVLASGNVLLDSPSSAAAVRAAAEAALRENFGYDAWVLAYPLDVVADISAHYPFERAVPEHHSYVTFVSDADVLQELVALADAAGETAARGDGVLYWQVARSATLNSAIGKTMGKKRYKSCTTTRNLRTLDKVLA from the coding sequence GTGACGCGGTACGCCGCGTTCCTGCGCGGGGTGAACGTCGGCGGGGTCACCCTCAAGATGGCCGAGGTGGCGGCGGTATTCACCGCGGCCGGCTTCACCGCGGTGAAGACCGTGCTGGCCAGCGGGAACGTGCTGCTGGACAGCCCGTCGTCGGCGGCGGCGGTACGCGCGGCGGCCGAGGCCGCGCTGCGGGAGAATTTCGGCTACGACGCCTGGGTGTTGGCCTACCCGTTGGACGTCGTCGCCGACATCTCCGCGCACTACCCGTTCGAGCGAGCGGTCCCCGAACACCACTCCTATGTCACCTTCGTCAGCGACGCCGACGTGCTGCAGGAGTTGGTGGCGCTCGCCGACGCAGCCGGGGAGACCGCCGCCCGCGGAGACGGGGTGCTCTATTGGCAGGTGGCCCGGTCGGCGACGCTGAACTCGGCGATCGGCAAGACGATGGGCAAGAAGCGCTACAAGTCCTGCACCACCACTCGCAACCTGCGCACCCTGGACAAAGTGCTCGCGTAG
- a CDS encoding flavin-containing monooxygenase — MESVDVVIVGAGISGIGAAYYLQREHPGRSFAILESRGATGGTWDLFRYPGIRSDSDLHTFGYEFKPWRDEHAIATADKILAYLRETVDENGIEDKIRFHHRVLGAAWNSADARWIVDVEHDGVRFELSANWLFCAGGYYRYDEGFTPEFAGRERFGGQIIHPQHWPEDLDYTGKKVVVIGSGATAVTLVPSMAATAGHVTMLQRSPTYVMPVPAKDGFANTARKLLGDDRGYALARRKNIAKQRGVYTFCQKYPTAARWLIRRINASKLPAGYPVDEHFSPRYNPWDQRLCAVPDADLFEAISNGSASVVTDRISSFTETGVALESGRELDADIIVTATGLNVQLFGGITLSVDGEPVDFAQTVAYKGIMLSGVPNFAFAFGYTNSSWTLKVGLLCEHFCRLLRYMDEHGYDSVRPEFDDPGMPTKPLLDFGAGYVQRVIDEIPRQGVRGPWQMTMNYTVDADVLRNGPVEDSSLKFGALSRIPAAL; from the coding sequence ATGGAATCAGTCGATGTGGTGATCGTTGGAGCCGGGATCTCCGGTATCGGGGCTGCCTACTATCTGCAGCGCGAACATCCCGGCCGTAGCTTCGCCATCCTGGAGTCCCGCGGGGCGACGGGCGGCACGTGGGACCTCTTCCGCTACCCCGGGATCCGGTCGGACTCGGATCTGCACACCTTCGGCTACGAGTTCAAACCGTGGCGCGACGAACACGCCATTGCCACCGCCGACAAGATCCTCGCCTACCTGCGTGAGACCGTGGACGAGAACGGCATCGAGGACAAGATCCGGTTCCATCACCGCGTGCTGGGCGCCGCGTGGAACAGCGCCGACGCTCGCTGGATCGTCGACGTGGAACACGACGGCGTACGGTTCGAACTCAGCGCCAACTGGCTGTTCTGCGCCGGGGGGTACTACCGCTACGACGAGGGCTTCACTCCGGAGTTCGCCGGGCGGGAGCGGTTCGGCGGACAGATCATCCACCCCCAGCACTGGCCGGAGGACCTCGACTACACCGGCAAGAAGGTGGTGGTGATCGGCAGCGGCGCCACCGCGGTGACGCTGGTGCCGTCGATGGCGGCGACCGCCGGGCACGTGACGATGCTGCAGCGCTCACCGACCTATGTCATGCCGGTGCCCGCCAAGGACGGCTTCGCCAACACCGCGCGCAAGCTACTGGGCGATGACCGCGGATATGCGCTGGCGCGCCGCAAGAACATCGCCAAACAGCGCGGGGTCTACACCTTCTGTCAGAAGTACCCGACCGCGGCCCGGTGGCTGATCCGCCGGATCAACGCCAGCAAGCTGCCCGCCGGCTACCCGGTCGACGAGCACTTCAGCCCGCGCTACAACCCGTGGGATCAGCGGCTGTGCGCGGTGCCCGACGCCGACCTTTTCGAGGCCATCAGCAACGGCAGCGCATCGGTGGTCACCGATCGGATCTCGAGCTTCACCGAGACCGGCGTCGCGCTGGAGTCCGGACGCGAGCTCGACGCCGATATCATCGTCACCGCAACGGGTTTGAATGTCCAGCTGTTTGGCGGGATCACCCTGTCGGTGGACGGCGAACCCGTCGACTTCGCGCAGACCGTGGCCTACAAGGGCATCATGCTCAGCGGCGTGCCGAACTTCGCGTTTGCATTCGGCTACACCAATTCGTCGTGGACGCTGAAGGTCGGGCTGCTGTGCGAGCATTTCTGCCGGCTGCTGCGCTACATGGACGAGCACGGATACGACAGTGTGCGGCCGGAATTCGATGATCCGGGGATGCCCACCAAGCCGCTGCTGGACTTCGGCGCCGGGTATGTGCAGCGGGTCATCGACGAGATTCCCCGCCAAGGGGTGCGCGGTCCGTGGCAGATGACGATGAACTACACCGTCGACGCCGACGTGCTGCGCAACGGCCCCGTCGAAGACTCGTCGCTGAAATTCGGTGCGCTCAGCCGAATTCCAGCCGCGTTGTGA
- a CDS encoding PucR family transcriptional regulator, producing MTEPLPSPRVRELIRQCAQIVSNARPEWLDELDQAVLAASPAIAADPELAAAVSRSNRANLFFWSTANVRDPGAPVPPNTGPEPLSIARELVRRGVNAFPLDAYRVGEGVAWRRLMEIAFELTSDATELHDLLQACSRSISAFVDATLAGIAAQIDLERDELTHGSHAERRETVALLLDGAPIPRSRAEQRLGYALTGCHTAAVIWTDTHDGDLTRLDRAAEAIGRAGGGRPLSVLASSATRWVWAPGALDLDVLDAAVRDSADIRVAVGTTGDGLDGFRRSHFEAIITQQMMARLHSRQQMARFTDVEMVSLITADPDRSADFVARVLGELATAGTELQETVRVFIASQCNASRAAARLYTHRNTLLRRLARADELLPRPLAEQSVSVAVALDVLRWTG from the coding sequence ATGACTGAGCCGCTGCCGTCACCCCGGGTCAGGGAGCTGATCCGGCAGTGCGCCCAGATCGTGTCCAATGCCCGCCCGGAATGGCTCGACGAACTCGACCAGGCCGTGCTGGCCGCCAGTCCCGCCATCGCCGCGGACCCGGAACTCGCGGCCGCCGTCAGCCGCAGCAACCGCGCCAACCTGTTCTTCTGGAGTACTGCCAATGTCCGCGATCCGGGTGCGCCGGTGCCGCCCAACACCGGGCCGGAGCCGTTGAGCATCGCGCGGGAACTGGTGCGCCGCGGGGTGAACGCCTTCCCGTTGGATGCCTACCGGGTGGGTGAGGGCGTGGCCTGGCGGCGGTTGATGGAGATCGCCTTCGAGCTGACCTCCGACGCCACCGAGTTACACGATCTGCTGCAGGCCTGTTCACGATCCATCAGTGCGTTCGTCGACGCGACGCTGGCCGGCATCGCCGCGCAGATCGACCTGGAGCGTGACGAACTCACGCACGGCAGTCACGCCGAGCGCCGGGAGACCGTCGCGCTGCTACTCGACGGTGCGCCCATTCCGCGTTCCCGGGCCGAACAGCGCCTGGGGTACGCCCTGACCGGCTGCCATACCGCGGCCGTCATCTGGACCGACACCCATGACGGCGATCTGACCCGACTGGACCGAGCCGCCGAAGCCATCGGCCGGGCCGGCGGCGGGCGGCCGCTGAGTGTGCTGGCCAGCAGCGCCACCCGCTGGGTATGGGCACCGGGCGCCCTCGATCTGGACGTCCTCGACGCGGCGGTGCGCGACAGCGCCGATATCCGGGTGGCGGTCGGCACCACCGGCGACGGCCTGGACGGTTTCCGGCGCAGCCATTTCGAAGCGATCATCACCCAGCAGATGATGGCGCGGCTGCATTCCCGTCAGCAGATGGCCAGATTCACCGATGTCGAGATGGTCTCCCTGATCACCGCCGATCCCGACCGCAGCGCCGATTTCGTCGCTCGCGTACTCGGCGAACTCGCCACCGCGGGCACCGAGTTGCAGGAGACCGTACGGGTATTCATTGCCAGCCAGTGCAACGCCTCGCGGGCGGCGGCGCGGCTCTACACGCACCGCAACACGTTGCTGCGCCGGCTCGCCCGGGCCGACGAACTGTTGCCGCGGCCGCTGGCCGAGCAGAGTGTCAGCGTGGCCGTCGCGCTGGACGTACTGCGCTGGACCGGTTAG
- a CDS encoding MFS transporter codes for MVGTTLPTPLYALYAERMHFSVVTTTVIFAAYAVGVLGALLLFGGWSDAVGRRPVLLAGLAAAIASAVVFLIADDVALLLVGRLLSGLSAGLFTGTATAAVVEALPAAQQERAATVATIVNIGGLGIGPVLAGLLAEYVAHPLTMPFVVHIALASLAVAAVLAAPETSSRTGRIGVQRLAVPAEVRGVFVTASTAAFAGFAVTGLFAAIAPSFVSEVVGVDNHAVAGAIAGSIFLASAVAQLIGRRIVAATAVAWGCAILVLAMVILAVALTFSSLPGIIVAALVAGAGQGISFSRGLAAVVEQVPAGRRGEVSSTYFVVAYVAISLPVVGVGVAAQAWGLRTAGVSFAAAVAVLASVCLAAILIQRSRAAD; via the coding sequence ATGGTCGGCACCACCCTGCCGACCCCGCTGTACGCCCTCTACGCCGAACGGATGCACTTCTCCGTCGTCACCACCACCGTCATCTTCGCGGCGTACGCGGTGGGCGTGCTCGGCGCGCTGCTGCTGTTCGGCGGCTGGTCCGATGCGGTGGGCCGCCGGCCGGTGCTGCTGGCCGGACTGGCCGCGGCGATCGCCAGCGCCGTGGTGTTCCTGATCGCCGATGATGTGGCGCTTCTGCTCGTGGGCCGGCTGCTGTCCGGGCTGTCGGCGGGGCTGTTCACCGGCACGGCGACCGCGGCGGTGGTGGAGGCACTGCCGGCCGCCCAGCAGGAACGGGCCGCGACGGTGGCCACCATCGTCAACATCGGAGGTCTGGGCATCGGGCCGGTGCTGGCGGGCCTGCTCGCCGAGTACGTGGCGCACCCGTTGACGATGCCGTTCGTCGTGCACATCGCGTTGGCGAGCCTGGCCGTGGCGGCGGTGCTCGCCGCGCCGGAGACCTCGTCGCGCACCGGCCGGATCGGCGTGCAGCGCCTCGCCGTGCCCGCCGAGGTGCGCGGCGTGTTCGTCACCGCCTCCACCGCCGCTTTCGCCGGCTTCGCGGTGACGGGCCTGTTCGCCGCGATCGCACCGTCGTTCGTCTCCGAGGTGGTCGGCGTGGACAACCACGCTGTCGCCGGCGCCATTGCCGGGTCGATCTTCCTGGCCTCTGCGGTGGCACAGCTGATCGGTCGCCGCATCGTTGCAGCGACGGCGGTCGCCTGGGGCTGCGCGATCCTGGTGCTGGCAATGGTGATTCTGGCTGTGGCGCTGACATTTTCGTCGCTGCCCGGGATCATCGTCGCGGCCCTGGTGGCGGGTGCCGGACAGGGCATCAGCTTCAGCCGCGGTCTGGCGGCAGTGGTCGAGCAGGTACCGGCCGGGCGGCGCGGTGAGGTCAGCTCGACCTACTTCGTGGTGGCCTATGTCGCGATCTCGCTGCCGGTGGTCGGGGTCGGCGTGGCGGCCCAGGCCTGGGGGCTGCGCACCGCCGGGGTGAGTTTCGCGGCCGCGGTGGCGGTGCTGGCGTCGGTGTGCCTGGCCGCCATCCTCATCCAGCGCAGCCGCGCCGCCGACTGA
- a CDS encoding DUF485 domain-containing protein: MQASPEFQDLRSRLRRFVFPMTAFFLIWYGIYVLLGAFAHDFMATRLFGNVNVGLIIGLGQFLTTFVITGLYVRFANRELDPRAEAIRNELEGPLQ; the protein is encoded by the coding sequence ATGCAGGCCAGCCCCGAGTTCCAGGACCTGCGCAGCAGGCTGCGCCGGTTCGTCTTCCCGATGACCGCGTTCTTCCTGATCTGGTACGGCATCTACGTGCTGCTGGGCGCGTTCGCCCACGACTTCATGGCCACCCGGCTGTTCGGCAACGTCAACGTCGGGCTGATCATCGGGCTCGGGCAGTTCCTCACGACGTTCGTCATCACCGGTCTCTATGTCCGGTTCGCGAACCGCGAGCTGGACCCGCGCGCCGAAGCCATCCGCAACGAGCTGGAAGGACCCCTGCAGTGA
- a CDS encoding acyltransferase family protein, translating into MPIAAFPTVADVTAATPVDRDRAIDVIRITALVGVVIGHTVMATSIIRGGVFYWENLLTTAAVFQALTWVFQIMPLFFFAGVAASATAYGGPWGGWLLKRCTRLYRPVFYYLAFWFLALLVARRVLPVHVYEPLAGISIQLLWFLGAYVLVLATVPLLTRISTTGRLIVAVATLYAAVAVIDVIRVHDPDWTWLGYANLAAWLVPGMFGVAYRYRLLTRSNATILGAAMLAVNIALARFGPYELSLVGIEGQQLKNMTPPSLLLAGHAIMMCAFAIALAPTIGRWARRPRVWWLVAIGNSGAMTLYLWHIPALLGVHLAFDLLGLPRYPGQPHFVALSIAQLALMVVLVAALFVALRPLENNPLPYWDGGTVDGPGPRSAAVGALLCVAGATTLAAVGWGLKDLGLYFVALMLAALVAARRLAS; encoded by the coding sequence ATGCCCATCGCCGCGTTCCCCACGGTCGCCGACGTCACCGCCGCGACACCTGTGGATCGGGACCGGGCCATCGACGTCATCCGGATCACCGCCCTGGTCGGGGTGGTCATCGGGCACACCGTCATGGCCACCAGCATCATTCGCGGTGGGGTCTTCTACTGGGAGAACCTGCTCACCACGGCGGCGGTGTTCCAGGCACTGACCTGGGTGTTCCAGATCATGCCGCTGTTCTTCTTCGCCGGGGTGGCCGCCTCGGCGACGGCCTACGGCGGTCCCTGGGGCGGGTGGCTGCTCAAGCGCTGCACCCGGCTCTACCGCCCGGTGTTCTACTACCTTGCGTTCTGGTTCCTCGCGTTGCTGGTGGCCCGCCGGGTCTTGCCGGTGCACGTGTACGAACCGCTGGCCGGTATCTCGATTCAGCTGCTCTGGTTCCTGGGTGCCTATGTGCTTGTGTTGGCGACGGTTCCGCTGCTCACCCGGATCAGCACCACCGGCCGGCTCATCGTGGCCGTCGCGACGCTTTACGCGGCGGTGGCGGTCATCGACGTGATCCGGGTGCACGACCCGGACTGGACCTGGCTGGGCTACGCCAATCTCGCGGCGTGGCTGGTGCCCGGCATGTTCGGCGTCGCCTACCGGTACCGGCTGCTCACCCGGTCGAACGCGACCATCCTCGGGGCGGCGATGCTGGCGGTGAACATCGCCCTGGCCCGGTTCGGCCCGTACGAGCTGAGCCTGGTCGGCATCGAGGGACAGCAGCTCAAGAACATGACGCCACCGTCACTGCTGCTGGCGGGGCACGCAATCATGATGTGCGCGTTCGCGATTGCGCTCGCCCCCACGATCGGGCGGTGGGCCCGGCGGCCTCGGGTCTGGTGGCTGGTCGCCATCGGGAACAGCGGGGCGATGACGTTGTACCTGTGGCACATCCCGGCGTTGCTGGGCGTGCACCTGGCCTTCGACCTGCTGGGTCTGCCCCGCTACCCGGGCCAACCGCACTTCGTGGCGCTCAGTATCGCCCAGCTGGCCTTGATGGTCGTCCTGGTGGCGGCGTTGTTCGTGGCGTTGCGGCCATTGGAGAACAATCCGCTGCCTTATTGGGACGGCGGCACGGTCGACGGTCCGGGACCGCGCAGCGCGGCGGTCGGCGCACTGTTGTGCGTCGCGGGCGCGACCACCCTGGCCGCGGTGGGCTGGGGGCTGAAGGACCTCGGACTGTACTTCGTCGCGCTCATGCTGGCCGCGCTCGTGGCGGCCCGCCGGTTGGCGAGCTAA